From Mobula hypostoma chromosome 3, sMobHyp1.1, whole genome shotgun sequence:
GAATGGGAGtttgtgtttagggtggagggaagaaggggagtgtgtttttcAGGTCGAGGGAAAAAGGGGAGTGGGTGTTTAGGgttgagggaagaaggggagtgtgtgtttaggtggagggatGAAAGGGAGGGTGTGTTTAGTGTGGAGGAAAGAAGGGGACTGTGTGTATAGGtttgagggaagaaggggagtgtgtttagggtggaaggaagaaggggagtgtgtttagggtggagggaagaaggggagtgtttgGTTAGCGtcgagggaagaaggggagtggtgTTTagcgtggagggaagaaggggagtgtggttAGGGTGGAGTGACGAAGGGGAGTGTGTGCTTACCGAGGAGGGAAGAAGCGCAGGGTGTGTTTAGGGGGGAGGGAAGAAAgcgagtgtgtgtttagggtggagcgaagaaagggagtgtgtgtttagggtggagcgaagaaagggagtgtttttttagggtggagggaaaaaggggagtgtgtttagggtggagggaagaaggggagtgtgtgtttatggtGGAgaaaagaaggggagtgtgtgtttagggtggagggaagaaggggagtgtgtgtttagcatggagggaaaaaggggagtgtgtgttttggATGGAGGGAAGAAGGCGAGTGTGTTTTagcgtggagggaagaaggggagtgtggctTTAGGATGCAGGGAAGAAGGGGAATGTGTGTTTAgcatggagggaagaaggggagtgtgggtTTAGGGTGGAggtaagaaggggagtgtgtgtttagggtggagggaagaaggggagtgtgcgGTTAGGGTGGAGacaagaaggggagtgtgtgtttaggatggagggaagaaggggagtgtgggtttagggtggagggaagaaggggagtgtgtgtttagggtggagggaagaagcggagtgtgtttagggtggatgggaagaaggggagtgtgtgtttaggatgGAGGGATAAAggggtgtgtgtgttttgtgtggagtgaagaaggggagtgtgtatttacgctggaggaaagaaggggagtgtgtgtttcgggtggagggaagaagcggagtgtgtttagggtggatgggaagaaggggagtgtgtgtttaggtggTGGAAagaaggggtgtgtgtttagtgtggagtgaagaaggggagtgtgtttaggtggacggaagaaggggagtgtgtgtttagggtggagggaagaagtggagtgtttttagggtggagggaagaaggggagtgtgtttacgTGGAGACCAAGAACAACTGAAtaaaggaaaaggagagagaggaatatCAGAAacgtaaatacaaaaataaaaaatgctgTAATGCTGTGATATAAAGCTTGGACACCCTGTATACTGGGAATCTGATATAAAGTTTGTAGCAGTCTGGTGAGTCGTTGGTGCCTTTCTCTCACACCTCCTGCAACCGGGGGTCAAACCTGACATTGGATTCCGTCTGCATGATGTTTTCACATCCTCCTTGTGATTGTGTAAGCTCCCTCCCTGATCCCAAAGGTGTGCTGACTAGTTCGTTCATTAGCCCGTGCAAATTACTCTTAATGTAGGTACCTGATAGGAGAAATTAGTCTGGGGTTCTTAGAAATAAACAGGAAACTGGACATCCTTCTCTGACATTATTAATATGAATCCTGGAAATTGCCCCAGGTTAGTCACCATTTTCAGAGAGAGAATCCGAGTTACATTATACCCAGATGACATTTTATCAGAACTGGCCAGATCAGATATAAACTGCGATGTCTGGTTATCTGAAGTGATTGATCCCCGGGGACTGCACTCTCCCTACTGGGTGATGAGAGATTGTTGCTTGATCTTATGATGGCCTTTGTTGAAACAGTGTAAATCATCAAGGTCTCGAGTTCTCCTAATGCCTTTACTTTCATTTCCCTGGCTAGAAAGCTCCAATCCAGTTTGAGAGCCATATCTCCCACCTTTAAGTCTCTGTCCCAGCTGGAATCCTTCTCCCGTCCTCCAGTACGAAACTAACCATCTCAATTTATCCACTCTCGCTACCCACCTCTGAAGTAGCAGTGCTCTGTTCACAAAGGACCAGCCTGAATATTAGCATCAAATGGTGGTCCTGTTTTTATTCAGTGAACTGACCTCTTCCTCGTGGATGTTGATTTACAACCCTATCGTCTGTGACATCACTACTGAACACCAGACGTTTGCCTCATTTCCGCTGAAGATCCTCCAGCTTCATGGTCCCACAACCCTAAACTTCTCCCCAGGATCCACAGACAAGTCTGCTCTTGTAGAATGATCATTTCAGCCTGGAAAATTACTTCTTCCCACCTCATCACTATTCTCTATGGGTGTGTCTGATGCCTTCCATCTACTTCGGCAGTCTGCAGGCCTTCTGGTTCCATCCGGCTCATTTTCACCACGGATGCCCAAACTCCCCACACCATACCCTCCTCTACTTGTACAATCATTGAAGAACCAGTCCTTCCATTCCAAGCACTTCTCAGAACCTCCAATAAAATCCTCAAATCCAAGACTACAGAAGAAAATTTGTTCAGATCTCGTCAAGTATTGCCCTTGCCCATGGGTCTTACTGTTATAATGTGAGGTGTCATTATTTttgtgtgttggcgcgtggccaagtggttaaggactcgggctagtgatctgaaggtcgctagttcgatcctcagctgaggcagcgtgttgtgtccttgagcaaggcacctaaccgcacattgctctgcgacgacactggtgccaagctgtatcggccctagtgccctccccttggacaacatcagtggcgtggagaggggagacttgcagcatgggcaactgccggtcttccatacaaccttgcccaggcctgtgccctggaaaccctccaaggcgcaaatccatggtctcatgagactaacggatgcctattattttTGAACCTGTTCATCAACATTTCAGGACTTTACATGCATGCAACTTTCTCTGAAACATATCAACTTGTCAATCAACATTGATGGCTTTGGAACTTTACCTGAGAACTGCCTTCagggctttttaaaaaaaaatgtacaggattttttaaaaaggttGTCTTTTCATTTCAGGCCAGCTACAATGTGGACTCAAGCCCCGTCAAATTATCGAACCTGCAGTCTCAGGTGAATGATGTAAAGGGGATCATGacacataatattgaaaaggttcTGGACAGAGGAGAGAGGCTGGATGACCTCATTATCAAAACAGATGATCTCCAAGCCACAGTGAGTATTCAAGGATGCTACCGATAACATAACTAGCTGCATAATTGAGTGACTTCCCAACAATATCCTTCCCTTTGCTGGCTACCTAAGGTGGACCTGCCTGATCATGTTTGTCAAAAGTTAAATCCCGTGCCTTTGAGCAGGAGGAACAACTGTTGTGACAAGTTGCAACAAACCctttataataaaaaaaatggaatGAGTTTCAAGTGCCGTCAATATTGCTTAATAAGACCGTaagtcatgggagcagaattatgccatccagtccatcgagtctgctctgccatttcatcatgcccgATCCATTTcttaatcctattctcctgcttctccccataccccttcatgaCGAATCAAGAccctatcgacctctgccttaaatacacccgatgacctggccttcatagccaccatggcaacgaattccacagattcaccggataaagaaattcctcctcatctcctttctaagtgGACATgtatctattctgaggttgtgccctctggtcctaggaaacatcctgtccaccttcactctatctaggccttttaacatttgataagtttcaattaaatcctccttcattcttctaaattccagtgagtacaggcccagagtcatcaaatgctcctcatatgataagcctttcattctcaaaaccatttttgtaaacctcctttgaaccctcttcagtgttagcacatcctttcttcgataagggacccaaaattgctcataatctatctaagtccttctgcagccttcctgctttctcaacactatcagcaccccccccccacccatcttcgTATCTTCCACAACTTGGCCACCAAGccatcaaatcattgacatacaacacagaaagaggtggtctcaacactgacccctgcagaacaccactaatcaccggcagccaacagAAAAGTTCCCTTTACTTTCACTCTTTACCTTGTGCCAATCGATTGGCCAATCCTCTACCCACGCtagtatctttactgtaataccatgggctcttatcttgttaagcagcctcatgcacagcaccttctgaaaatccaagtacacaacatctaccattttttctttgtctatcctgcttgttattttcccaagaattctaacagattgtcaggcaagattttcccataaggaaaccatgctgaccttggcctattttatgatgtgcctccaagtaccccaacacctcattcttaacaatcgactccaacattttcccaaccactactgtcctttctcctcttccctcccttctCGAAGAGTGGAGTGGTATtcacagttttccagtcctctggaaccatgcagaATCTTAATGATTCTCGAAAGATTGTaactaatccctccacaatctcttcagctgtctCTTTCACAACCCTAgaatgtagtctatctggtcccagtgactaacctaccttcagaccttttagcttcccaaacACCACCTCCCCAGTAAAAGcaacgacactcacttctgccccctgacaccctcgaacttctggcatactgctggtgacttccacagtgaagacatgcaaaataatgattcaattcctctgccatttcgttgcccccccccccattaccactctcaactctcttttacttgTTAATCAAGCTTTTCACTTTCAACAACCCTGAAAGTGTCGAAAGTGCAGAGCTAGATTATGTTCTGTGTCAGGTATCACATGGAATATCGGCTTTAGTATCTAATTAGTTTCAGATTGAAAATAGGTACACACTTCTTTAAAACTAGAAATTAGGGAATTGCAATGAGAGAGGAAAGGGCCTGACTTAGTCGTCACACGTGACAGCTAAATCAGCATGTAATTAACTGGAGATTATTCTACAAACTCATAACAGTAAGTTCAACTGAGGCAGGACTGGCCTCCAGGCTTCTCTGAAATCCAGGACGTCACTGCTGGGGAGTTAAAACTGGGCCTGGTTGCATTGTTGGACGATTTTAAGGTATCCACTCTGGCTCCTCTTATGCAATAGATGAAGGGCATCCTGATTGTTTGGCATTTTTGAAAGAGCTGGTGAACTAGTAAGTGAAATTGTGGCTAAAGAAGGTGTATgacttgcttgcttttattggcgAGTTCACGAGTCATGAAATTAttttgtagctttataaaacgcTGCTTAGGATGCATGTGGgacattgcattcaattctggtcatcgGCAGGTTTGATGACCTTGGCAGATATGTTATCATGAGATGTTTTATCTGTGATCCAGCTCTCAACCCACTTAAGTGATTTAATTCAGTGGAATTATAGACATCGGGAAATGGTGCAGTCATATTGGGAGTAAATACAGAGTCAACTGACCAGGAAGTTACCTGGATTGGATGATATgcagttatagggagaagttagacaggctgggcttgttttccctgcATCGGAGATGACTGAAGGCTGACTTGAGAGTATACAAGATTTTGAGAgtcaggctttggagagagtgcaggagaggttcaccaggatgctgtctggattacataaggacataagaaataggagcaggagtcagccatcgcgcctgctccaccattcgataatatcatggctgatctggccatggactcatctccaactACCtgtctttcccccataacccttaatttctctactatgcaaaactctatccaaccttgtcttaaatatatttactgaggtaggccccattgcttcattgggcagagaattccacagattcaccactctctggaaaaagcagttcctcctcatctcagtcctaaatctactcccccgaatcttgaggctctgtcccctagttctagtctcacctaccagtgcatTAAAACGCTATAAGGAGAAGGAGGACAAATCTAGAGGGGCAGAGACTAAGGGGAGAGCTGATGAAGGTTAAGATTATgaaaagcagagatagatagatggcTTTCACAGATTCAAGATATCCAACACATGCATTTAACATGAGAAttgggaagttcaaaggagatggacGTAGCAAGTGCTTTTTTTCAAAAGACGATGGAGTTGAAGCCAACCGCCTTATTGAATGACTGAGCAAGGCTAAGCTTACTCTTCACATTCCTTACGTTTCTCAGTGTTAAATTGCCTCTCCCACCTCCTGCAAAACGGCCAACTCTCCCCTGGGAGGTTGGCACAGAATAAACAACTCAATGCAAATTCATGTACTTGGAGTCTGACGTGTACTTTGAAAGTATGTAGCACAAAGTTTGTCCAGCAGCTGCTGAGGACTGTTGACATTTGATTATCTGTGGCACCCTAACTCAGATATTTCCCCCAAGCTGAGAACTTAGTGAGACCATTAAAATCAGACAGACTCTTCGATAATGGCCAGACTTCTCCTCCATTTCAGTACCTCCACGCACTGAACTGAAAGTCAAGCCTCACGTGAGAGAAATATAAAAAATCCTGTTCCAGTATTAGATGTGGGAATCAAGATCCTTAAAAAAGATGATGACATCACACATTTAATAAAGTGTGTTGTCATTTAAAGAGAACTAATTTATGAATTTGCCAGGGGGAAATATTCCAGTGACTTGTTAGTGGCCATCAGGGTAGGTTTTATCTGTGATCCAGCTCTCTACCCACTTAATTCAATGGAAGTGTAAACTTTGAGGGACAGTGCAGTTGTACAGGAGAAAATACAGAGGTGATTcatcaggatattgcctggattggatgaATATATTATGGGGAGAAGTTGAAAGTCTGGGCTTATTTTCCCTGCATCAGAGATGACTGAAGGCTGACTTGATAGTATAAAAAATTTTGAGAGTCATAGATAAGGTAGAGAGTCAGTCTCATTTTCCCACCGTAGGGGGTATCAAAAAGAAGAGAACACAGTTATAAGGGGAAAAAGTTTTAATACACAAAAAGCAGTTGATATGTGGCTCATTCTGATGGTGAGGGAATCAAATACAATTGCTACACTTAAGTGGCATCTAGCCAGACACTTAAATAGACCAGGCATCGTTGGACAGACAGTTAAACAGACCAGGCATCGATGGACAGACACTTAAACAGATTAGGCATCGATGAATAGGCACAAATAGACCAGGTATTGATGGACAGGCTTTTAAATAGACCAGACACCAATGAATAGGCACAAATAGACCAGGCATCGATGGACAGACACCTAAACAGACCAGGCATCGATGGACAGGCACTTAGGCAGGCAGATGCAGATGTGCAAAAGGATCGGCATGGACACGTGGCCAAAAGGCCATTTCTTTATGGTATAACCCTATGATTTACATTGTGTAATGAAGAATTATATGAATAAATTAGTGTTATACAGTCGTTACATTCCTGCTGCATATGTTTTTCATTCTGGAGAAAGACAATAGATACAAGTTATTAAAAAGGGTTAGTTTCTCAGCGCTACATAGCAAGGCATGCCATGTTGTCACTGGAAGCTGTGGGCTACTCTCAGCACATtcttgacacatttcactgtatgttctgatgtacgcatgacaaataaagttcatctttaaTCTCAGTTCCAAAGTTAGATGATACACAAATGGGTTCAGACAATGGAATCTGCTAAAGTACTTCCCAGTGTAGATACATTCACTGTGTTGTTCTGAGCTTTGCCCTTTGCAGGAAGCTCACTTCAAGGGTCCACAATCCAGACAGGTCTGACTTTCAACCCTCCTAGTCAAAGCAGTCCGAAAGTGGCCTTATTTTCTACAGGGGACATTTTTCAATCAGCAAGACTACATGATCTATTAAATCAAACATAAAGCTTAGTAATGTGGGTAGATTAGATAGGAAACATCTCCTGCAAGTAACACAACCCTTCTGTGCAGGGCTAGCGAAAGCATAAGCTACACTGATTGAACTGTGACTCTGAGCAGATGGATCCGATACCTTACTGGATGGTGGAACAAATTTGTTTACAATTAAGACCAAACTTTCCCTCCTCTTTAGTTAAGTCATTCTGGCTTCAGTAGAAGAAATGGAACTGCAAAAGACAGAGAGCTGGGATTTGTGAAAGGCATTCTGTTGTCAGACCTCTGAATCTGTCTACCGCACAAGCAGCTACTGAGCTAATTACCCATAAAAATACGACACCCAGTCAATTTACAAAACAAATGGCACCACTGAACTTGACTAGGGTGGCTCTGGATGGTAGGCATAACAGCAGCACTGGCTGTTCCTTTTGTTCACCAGAGACCATGCAGGAGGGGGCACTCGCAGGATGTTCTTATCCCTCCATTCTGCCGAAATACAATCCAAGACATTATCTGTTCGAAGGAGGATGAATGTGATGAGGATTTCCTGGCGTATTGTACACATACATTCTGAATTCTCTATCCTGTTTGTTTCAGGCTGATTCGTTTCAGAAAACATCCACAAAAATTGCAAGGAAGATGTGGTGGAAAAACACAAAAATGATTATTATCATTGTAGTGATTGTGGTTGTGATCATCATCCTTATCATTCTCTTTGCTACTGGTGTCATCCCAACGTAGGTCCCACTACTACCTCCCACTGATGGACTCAAACAATTTCACCTTTGTGTATATAATGTGATTATTCCATCTAGAAACTATAAGGAAGCTTTGTAATCTGATGTATGTAAAATAAATTGTAGAAAATGGATAATAAAACTATTAATATTTGAAATTATTTATTCTTAGAATTACAGATGATTTCAATCTATATTGCATAAATGTTATTTTAAACCCTTAGAAGACAtatttcccctccccctgcacaaatgTTGTTCTGCCTTCTAATCTATAGTTATTTCAATAAGATGTTGACGTACAGTCGAGGCATAGTTCTCATTAGCTATAGTTATGCTCTAAAAGCTGGTCAACCCTGCAAAGCTTTCATCCTCACGAAGCCTCTTGGTGACGCGCTGGGAGGAATTCAGAAACAGGAAGCCCGATTGGTAACCCATCTTTGCTGATCTAAGGGGGAAAGAATCATTTATCCTAtagagtggattccagttaattgggacacattggccCATtcagcagctgccccaattagccaaagtttcatagaaatgACTAGTCAAGTATAAGAAAGAAGATAAGCAACCATTTaattgaataacaaattatgtattgaaataaaatgcagaacaaaCGAGAACATGACCAATACTACTTCAGTACTACAAAACTGTATTGGTTCCTaatgaggaattcatccagtgtaccctgctgtgttcttttgattgactgtaaatgaacaaaatcagcacaggcacccagtgcagataatgggaCACTGGccttcagaatcaggtctaatatcaccagcatgtcgtgaaatttgttacttttcacagcagtacaaagcaattcatgataaatataggaaagaaaagaattacagtatatatctatattaaatagttaaattaaaatagtgcaaaaagcagaaataaatttttaaaaagtagtggggtactgttcatgggttcaatatccacccagaaatcagatggcagaggggaagaagcttttccttgAATTGTtgtgtgtgtaccttcaggcccctgaacctccttcctgacagtaacaatgagaagaggacatcatgtcctgggtgacgggggtccttaatgatggacgtcacctttctgaggcactgctccttgaagatctcttggataatatggaggctagtacccatgatggagctgactaattttacaactttctgcaacatactccgagaagaataatgtgagctgccttaatgactatcgcccggtagcactcacatcgacagtgatgaaatgctttgagaggttggtgatgactttactgaactcctgcctcagcaaggatctggacccattgcaatttgcctgtcgtcacaataggtcaatggcagacgcaatctcaatggctcttcacacggctttaggccacctagacaacacaaacacctatgtcaggatgctgttcatcgactatagctcagcatttagcaccatcattcccacaatcctgattgagaagttgcagaacctggccctctgtacctccctctgcaattggatcaacttcctaaccctaagaCCACCATCTgagtggattggtgataacatctcactgacgatcaacactggtgcacctcaggggtgtgtgcttagcccactgctctactctctatacccatgactgtgtggctaggcatagctcaaataccatatataaatttgctgacgatacaaccattgttggtagaatctcaggtggtgacgagagggcatacaggggtgagatatgccaactagtggagtggtgttgcagcaacaacctggcactcaacgtcagtagaatgaaagagctgattgtggacttcaagaagggtaagatgaaggaatacataccaatcctcatagagagatcagcagtggacagagtgagcagtttcaagttcctagatgtcaagatctctgaggatctaacctggtctcaacacaatgatgtagttataaagaaggcaagagagcgactatactttattaggagtttgaagagatttggcatgtcaacaaatacactcaaaaacttctagagttgtaccgtggagagcattctgacaggctgcatcaccctctggtttggaggggcttctgcacaagaccgaaagaagctgcagaaggttgtaagtctagtcagctccagcttgggtactagcctacaaagtacccaggaaatCTTTagagagtggtgtctcagaaagacagcgtccattattaaggacctccagatactcactgttaccatcaggtaggagatacagaaacctgaaggcacacactcagtgatacaggaacagcttcttcccctctgccatctgattcctaaatggacattgaacccttggacagtacctcactttttttaatatacagtgtttctgtttttgcacatttaaaaaaacctattcaatatacgtaattgatttacttgtttacttattgttttattttatttattattttttctctctctgtagagtatgtattgcattgaactgctgctgctaagttaacaaatttcacattacatgccggtgataataaacctgattctgatactgtgcagtagctctccccctcccttcaccccACCCCGTACCGGATGGTGATACAGCCAATCataatgctttccacggtacatctgtagaagtattTGAGCATTTTAgatgataaaccaaatctcctcaaactcctaatgaaatgtagatgcttgtcctgccttctttatagctgcatcgata
This genomic window contains:
- the si:ch73-234b20.5 gene encoding vesicle-associated membrane protein 8 yields the protein MASYNVDSSPVKLSNLQSQVNDVKGIMTHNIEKVLDRGERLDDLIIKTDDLQATADSFQKTSTKIARKMWWKNTKMIIIIVVIVVVIIILIILFATGVIPT